Sequence from the Herbaspirillum sp. meg3 genome:
CGCGCCCAATTGATCATCACCGCCGAACTCGCTGCGCCGGCGATGAAGAAAAACATACTGGCGACACCCGCCATCAATAATCCGATCGCTCCGATTGCCACATCTTCTGCCATCAGCGACAGAATGCCGGACATGTGCGAAGTAAATTGCCCGACCACAAGAAAGCCGCCGGCATTGATCGCCCCCGCAATCGCGGAGAGCACGAAAGCAAGATGCCGGTTGCCGGTCAATGTGCGATTTCGTCCGGCAAGGCTTCTGAGATAAGAGACTGGCATGCTGACTCTCTAGGGCGAAGTAAAGGGAATGATGCTGTCGACGGCATGCGCCTGTGGCAGGCCGACCCGATGAGTATAGATGATGCGACGCGTAATCCGCTTGCGAGCGGCTCAGACAAAGGAAAAGCCGCCTGGTAAGACGGTCTCGTGAGAATCCATGAGCGCGTTCGTTCAGAGTTAAGCTGGCGATGTGACGGATGAAATAGTCTGGTAGATCCGGTCACACAGATAGCGCGAATCTCTGCCGTAAATTGTTGGCCTGCAATCGTGTCCACGAGCTCTGCCGACGTTGCCTGCGCCGACACTCACGGTGGCGTAGCTGGCGAGACACAGAGGTTTTCCAGCCGCGCATGCTTCTTCAATTCGCAAACAATCCTCAGGTATAATCGCCCCGCCTCAGTGCGGCTTTTCCGTGGATTTGTCGACACCATCGATGCATAAATGACAGGTCCACATCTTGAAACCGATTTCCGCCACTTTGTCAGTATTGTCAGCACTGGCTGTCGCGCTCACTCTGAGCGGCTGCATCGCACCGCCGATCGCGCTGACGCCGCTGACCGAGCAGCGCCTGCACGTACAGGCGCCGATTCGTTTCTTGCTGACCTTTGACGACGGCCCCAGCGCATCCAGCTTTTTCAATCCGACGGAATCGATTCTCGACGATCTTGCCAACAATCCGATCCAACCCGGCATCAAGGCAGTGTTCTTTGTACAGACCCGCGCGCACGGCGCCGGCGGCAGCGAACTTGGTCGCAAGATCATGCAGCGCGAACACGATGAAGGGCACATCCTGGGTTTCCATACCAGCACGCCGGGACACACCAATCACCGGCATCTGAACCCACAGGAGCTGGAGCAATCGCTCACCGATGGCAGCGCCGACATTGCTTCCGTTACCGGCACGGCACCGGCGTTTTTGCGACCGCCATTCTGGAATTTCGATCAACGCACTTTCGCTGCGTATCAGCAACATGGTTTCCACGTACTGATGACTGACGTCAGCCTGAATGACGGCAAGATCTGGGGTTATAACTTCAGCCTGCGCCGCCGCTCGAATATCGTGCGGCAGTTGTCGGAAGTACGCGAGCGCATCGCCGACGGTGAGCTGCCGACGGTGGATGGCGTGATCCCGGTGGAAGTGACTTTCCACGACCTCAATCGCTACACCTCGCGGCACATGCAGGAATACCTTCAGATCCTGCTCGACAGCGCCCAGGAAACCGGCCTGACTGTAGCCGCCAAACCGTTCTACGATGACAGCTCCGCATTACAGCGCGCAGTCATGGCGCGCACCGTCACGGATCGCTCCAAACCGCTGCATTTGCCGGGGCTGTGGGCGTGGATGTGGGATGGAAATTCGCACTGAGCAATACGATTTAAAATGCGGCGCTCAATAAAAACGGCCTGGTTCACTGAAGAACCAGGCCGTTTTTTTTACGCCGATATTGCCGGCGAAAATGATTTAACCAACCAGACCGTGCGCCTGCTGATCCGCGTGGTAGCTCGAACGCACCATCGCGCCGACTGCAGCATGCACGAAACCCATCTTGTAGGCTTCTTCTTCGTACATCTTGAAGGTGTCGGGGTGCACATAGCGGCGCACCGGCAAGTGGTCGCCGCTT
This genomic interval carries:
- a CDS encoding polysaccharide deacetylase family protein, giving the protein MKPISATLSVLSALAVALTLSGCIAPPIALTPLTEQRLHVQAPIRFLLTFDDGPSASSFFNPTESILDDLANNPIQPGIKAVFFVQTRAHGAGGSELGRKIMQREHDEGHILGFHTSTPGHTNHRHLNPQELEQSLTDGSADIASVTGTAPAFLRPPFWNFDQRTFAAYQQHGFHVLMTDVSLNDGKIWGYNFSLRRRSNIVRQLSEVRERIADGELPTVDGVIPVEVTFHDLNRYTSRHMQEYLQILLDSAQETGLTVAAKPFYDDSSALQRAVMARTVTDRSKPLHLPGLWAWMWDGNSH